One Vigna unguiculata cultivar IT97K-499-35 chromosome 7, ASM411807v1, whole genome shotgun sequence genomic region harbors:
- the LOC114190853 gene encoding uncharacterized protein LOC114190853 isoform X2, with the protein MPALPNGNHQFCANGFWSKNRDDVGYNQLLKFWCELSPQARLELLRIDKQTLFEHARKNMYCSRCNGLLLEGFLQIITYGKSLQQEGAVVHFPCSRAGGLKNQNNGGSSICNVVQDEIQDPSVHPWGGLTTTREGALTLLDCYLYSKSLKGLQIVFDGARARERERELLYPDACGGGGRGWISQGIVSYGRGHGTRETCALHTARLSCDTLVDFWAALGDETRQSLLRMKEEDFIERLMFDSKRFCRDCRRNVIREFKELKELKRMRREPRCTNWFCVADTAFQYEVSDDSIQADWRQTFADTVGLYHHFEWAVGTTEGKSDILEFENVGMNGCVQVSGLDLGGLSACFITLRAWKLDGRCTEHSVKAHALKGQRCVHCRLIVGDGYVTITKGESIRRFFEHAEEAEEEEDDDLIDEDGNELDGECSRPQKHAKSPELAREFLLDAATVIFKEQVEKAFREGTARQNAHSIFVCLALKLLEERVHVACKEIITLEKQMKLLEEEEKEKREEEERKERKRTKDREKKLRRKERLKGKEKDPERKYSESIDVPGSPELSKEELSPAADVEQNNSIIGSNSLIVTGDDYPKIQDEDFTREGSNLRVQDCSYDDCEGDIENVQHHSYDDCDGDIATAQDRNDTSTVEQSKFYCQRLRYRKEFRLDPTTKWSDRRSNTVVSENGVVVGRSEPVHCEDNFGMHFRGVNGLNRQSRISAAKSNGRNIGHKCSERFYSSNSWVNDRYDFHSCSCNNRMNRVSWETKLVSKSESTVDSSKQFYRGSKYNHVDFMSESNGRTKSRVISGNYSSRDLPHSKKVWEPMESHKKYARSNSDSNVTLGSTGQVFQFDMVRSSIDEIGGTGEVDYVDCSLKRSGVDEGYQNDLDAEAGGSCSSTEITSEEPGTSLMGGSSLNNSSDPNQGSTSSSDNCSSCLSEGDNNTTSSNRENTESSTSDSEDASQQYEVRESSTCIDNGLSGSHEAGMEKIHNANDEGLTSMSAFGPSLDAARGDVLGNPVVRMAHNFDNCFSPLNVCSQSQSMLPPVPNQNIQFPVFQTPSAVGYYHHNPVSWPAAPTNGLVPIPHPNPYLYSGPFGYGLNEDPRFCLQYGGLQQPTPLFNPVSVPVYQAVARAKGLNNEEAAIRMSKPTSMMQEHLNLSAVGRVSQKAAMNGNSGNSQDTGFSLFHFGGPADLSSSHKLANASSNDGDNVGDFNTKSCVDQVHNENETTVMEEYNLFAASKSLRFSIF; encoded by the exons ATGCCTGCGTTACCGAACGGGAATCACCAATTCTGTGCGAATGGATTCTGGTCGAAGAATCGAGACGATGTTGGCTACAATCAACTCCTCAAG TTTTGGTGTGAGCTGTCACCGCAAGCTCGGCTGGAGCTCTTGAGGATAGACAAGCAAACCCTTTTTGAGCATGCACGAAAAAATATGTACTGCTCCAGGTGCAATGGGTTACTTCTTGAAGGATTTCTACAGATTATTACATATGGGAAATCTTTGCAGCAAGAGGGAGCAGTCGTTCATTTTCCTTGTAGCAGAGCTGGAGGtttgaaaaatcaaaacaatgGTGGATCATCCATCTGTAATGTGGTCCAGGATGAAATCCAAGATCCAAGTGTCCATCCTTGGGGTGGTTTGACCACAACGCGTGAGGGTGCACTAACACTCCTGGACTGCTACTTGTATTCAAAGTCTCTGAAAGGACTGCAAATT GTATTTGATGGAGCACGGGCTAGGGAGCGGGAAAGAGAACTTCTTTATCCGGACGCGTGTGGTGGGGGCGGCCGTGGTTGGATAAGCCAAGGAATTGTGAGTTATGGTAGAGGGCATGGGACAAGGGAAACATGTGCCTTGCACACTGCCAGACTCTCATGTGATACACTAGTGGATTTTTGGGCAGCACTAGGAGATGAGACAAGGCAATCTCTTCTAAGGATGAAGGAAGAGGATTTTATCGAGAGACTAAT GTTTGATAGCAAGAGATTTTGCAGAGATTGTAGAAGAAATGTTATTCGAGAATTTAAGGAACTAAAAGAATTGAAGCGCATGCGAAGAGAACCTCGATGCACTAACTGGTTTTGTGTTGCTGATACTGCTTTTCAGTACGAG GTATCTGATGACTCAATTCAAGCTGATTGGCGCCAGACATTTGCTGATACTGTGGGATTGTATCATCACTTTGAGTGGGCTGTGGGGACAACTGAAGGAAAATCTGACATTTTGGAATTTGAAAATGTTGGAATGAATGGATGTGTACAAGTTAGTGGCCTAGATCTTGGTGGTTTGAGTGCATGCTTCATCACCCTCCGAGCATGGAAGCTAGATGGACGCTGTACTGAACATTCTGTTAAAGCTCATGCCTTAAAGGGTCAAAGGTGTGTACATTGCAGGCTTATTGTTGGGGATGGCTATGTTACAATTACAAAAGGGGAAAGTATTAGAAGATTTTTTGAACATGCCGAAGAGGCAGAAGAAGAAGAG GATGACGATCTCATTGATGAAGATGGAAACGAGCTTGATGGAGAATGCTCCCGACCCCAAAAACATGCAAAGAGTCCTGAACTTGCTCGAGAATTTCTTCTAGATGCCGCTACTGTTATATTTAAAGAGCAG GTTGAAAAGGCTTTCAGAGAAGGAACAGCACGTCAAAATGCACACAGCATATTCGTTTGTCTTGCTTTGAAACTGCTGGAAGAACGAGTTCATGTAGCATGCAAAGAAATCATTACATTAGAAAAACAG ATGAAActtcttgaagaagaagaaaaggaaaaacgtGAAGAAGAAGAACGAAAGGAGAGGAAAAGGACAAAAGACAGGGAGAAAAAACTTAGGAGAAAGGAAAGACTTAAAGGAAAGGAGAAAGATCCAGAAAGGAAGTATTCTGAATCAATTGATGTTCCTGGATCTCCTGAACTCTCAAAGGAAGAATTGTCTCCTGCTGCTGATGTAGAGCAAAATAATTCTATTATAGGCAGTAATTCACTCATTGTAACAGGGGATGATTATCCTAAAATCCAAGATGAAGACTTCACTCGAGAGGGTAGTAATTTGAGAGTACAAGACTGCTCTTACGATGACTGTGAGGGCGACATTGAAAATGTGCAACACCACTCTTACGATGATTGTGATGGAGATATTGCAACTGCACAAGACAGGAATGATACTTCTACCGTTGAGCAATCAAAGTTTTATTGTCAAAGACTTAGATATAGGAAAGAATTTCGACTGGATCCGACAACAAAGTGGTCTGACAGACGCTCTAATACAGTTGTTTCAGAAAATGGTGTGGTGGTTGGAAGATCAGAGCCAGTACACTGTGAAGATAATTTTGGGATGCATTTCAGAGGAGTCAATGGATTGAACAGGCAATCTAGAATAAGTGCTGCAAAATCCAATGGTCGAAATATTGGCCATAAGTGTAGTGAGAGGTTTTATAGTTCCAACAGCTGGGTGAACGACAGATATGATTTTCATTCATGCAGTTGTAATAATAGAATGAATAGGGTTAGTTGGGAGACAAAACTTGTTAGTAAGTCTGAATCCACAGTAGATTCATCTAAGCAATTTTACCGTGGTAGCAAGTATAATCATGTAGACTTCATGTCCGAGAGTAATGGAAGAACCAAAAGCAGGGTCATCTCTGGGAACTATTCTAGTAGGGATTTGCCTCACTCAAAGAAAGTTTGGGAGCCTATGGAGTCCCACAAGAAGTATGCTCGTAGTAATTCAGACTCTAATGTTACTCTGGGGTCCACAGGTCAAGTATTTCAGTTCGATATGGTAAGGTCATCTATCGATGAAATTGGTGGTACAGGTGAAGTTGATTATGTGGATTGTAGTTTGAAAAGAAGCGGAGTGGATGAAGGCTATCAGAATGATCTTGATGCTGAAGCTGGAGGATCTTGCAGTTCCACCGAAATTACGTCTGAGGAACCTGGAACATCTCTGATGGGTGGGTCTTCTTTGAATAATTCTTCTGATCCCAATCAAGGTAGCACTTCTAGTTCTGATAACTGTTCATCATGCCTAAGTGAGGGTGATAACAATACCACCTCTTCAAACCGTGAGAATACAGAATCCTCAACATCTGATTCAGAAGATGCCAGCCAACAATATGAAGTAAGAGAAAGTTCAACCTGCATTGACAATGGATTGTCTGGTTCTCATGAAGCTGGAATGGAGAAAATTCATAATGCAAATGATGAGGGCTTGACCAGCATGTCAGCATTTGGTCCATCCTTGGATGCAGCAAGAGGTGATGTATTGGGGAATCCTGTGGTTAGAATGGCCcataattttgataattgtttTTCCCCTCTTAATGTGTGTTCTCAATCTCAAAGCATGCTCCCTCCAGTGCCAAACCAAAACATACAATTTCCAGTGTTTCAGACTCCTTCGGCAGTGGGCTATTACCATCACAATCCAGTTTCATGGCCAGCTGCTCCCACAAATGGGTTGGTGCCTATCCCGCACCCAAACCCCTACTTATATAGTGGCCCTTTTGGATACGGCTTAAACGAAGATCCAAGATTCTGCTTGCAATATGGTGGCTTACAGCAACCAACACCCTTATTTAACCCTGTTTCTGTTCCAGTTTATCAGGCAGTTGCCAGAGCTAAAGGCTTAAATAATGAGGAAGCGGCGATTCGAATGTCTAAGCCAACATCGATGATGCAAGAACATCTTAATCTATCTGCAGTGGGAAGGGTTTCACAAAAAGCAGCAATGAATGGTAATTCTGGTAACTCACAAGACACTGGTTTCTCCCTGTTTCATTTTGGTGGCCCTGCAGACCTTTCAAGTAGTCATAAATTGGCTAATGCATCTTCAAATGACGGCGACAATGTAGGAGATTTCAACACAAAGAGTTGTGTAGATCAAGTTCACAATGAAAACGAGACGACTGTGATGGAGGAGTACAACTTGTTTGCGGCAAGTAAATCCTTGAGGTTTTCAATTTTCTAA
- the LOC114190853 gene encoding uncharacterized protein LOC114190853 isoform X1, translating into MPALPNGNHQFCANGFWSKNRDDVGYNQLLKFWCELSPQARLELLRIDKQTLFEHARKNMYCSRCNGLLLEGFLQIITYGKSLQQEGAVVHFPCSRAGGLKNQNNGGSSICNVVQDEIQDPSVHPWGGLTTTREGALTLLDCYLYSKSLKGLQIVFDGARARERERELLYPDACGGGGRGWISQGIVSYGRGHGTRETCALHTARLSCDTLVDFWAALGDETRQSLLRMKEEDFIERLMYRFDSKRFCRDCRRNVIREFKELKELKRMRREPRCTNWFCVADTAFQYEVSDDSIQADWRQTFADTVGLYHHFEWAVGTTEGKSDILEFENVGMNGCVQVSGLDLGGLSACFITLRAWKLDGRCTEHSVKAHALKGQRCVHCRLIVGDGYVTITKGESIRRFFEHAEEAEEEEDDDLIDEDGNELDGECSRPQKHAKSPELAREFLLDAATVIFKEQVEKAFREGTARQNAHSIFVCLALKLLEERVHVACKEIITLEKQMKLLEEEEKEKREEEERKERKRTKDREKKLRRKERLKGKEKDPERKYSESIDVPGSPELSKEELSPAADVEQNNSIIGSNSLIVTGDDYPKIQDEDFTREGSNLRVQDCSYDDCEGDIENVQHHSYDDCDGDIATAQDRNDTSTVEQSKFYCQRLRYRKEFRLDPTTKWSDRRSNTVVSENGVVVGRSEPVHCEDNFGMHFRGVNGLNRQSRISAAKSNGRNIGHKCSERFYSSNSWVNDRYDFHSCSCNNRMNRVSWETKLVSKSESTVDSSKQFYRGSKYNHVDFMSESNGRTKSRVISGNYSSRDLPHSKKVWEPMESHKKYARSNSDSNVTLGSTGQVFQFDMVRSSIDEIGGTGEVDYVDCSLKRSGVDEGYQNDLDAEAGGSCSSTEITSEEPGTSLMGGSSLNNSSDPNQGSTSSSDNCSSCLSEGDNNTTSSNRENTESSTSDSEDASQQYEVRESSTCIDNGLSGSHEAGMEKIHNANDEGLTSMSAFGPSLDAARGDVLGNPVVRMAHNFDNCFSPLNVCSQSQSMLPPVPNQNIQFPVFQTPSAVGYYHHNPVSWPAAPTNGLVPIPHPNPYLYSGPFGYGLNEDPRFCLQYGGLQQPTPLFNPVSVPVYQAVARAKGLNNEEAAIRMSKPTSMMQEHLNLSAVGRVSQKAAMNGNSGNSQDTGFSLFHFGGPADLSSSHKLANASSNDGDNVGDFNTKSCVDQVHNENETTVMEEYNLFAASKSLRFSIF; encoded by the exons ATGCCTGCGTTACCGAACGGGAATCACCAATTCTGTGCGAATGGATTCTGGTCGAAGAATCGAGACGATGTTGGCTACAATCAACTCCTCAAG TTTTGGTGTGAGCTGTCACCGCAAGCTCGGCTGGAGCTCTTGAGGATAGACAAGCAAACCCTTTTTGAGCATGCACGAAAAAATATGTACTGCTCCAGGTGCAATGGGTTACTTCTTGAAGGATTTCTACAGATTATTACATATGGGAAATCTTTGCAGCAAGAGGGAGCAGTCGTTCATTTTCCTTGTAGCAGAGCTGGAGGtttgaaaaatcaaaacaatgGTGGATCATCCATCTGTAATGTGGTCCAGGATGAAATCCAAGATCCAAGTGTCCATCCTTGGGGTGGTTTGACCACAACGCGTGAGGGTGCACTAACACTCCTGGACTGCTACTTGTATTCAAAGTCTCTGAAAGGACTGCAAATT GTATTTGATGGAGCACGGGCTAGGGAGCGGGAAAGAGAACTTCTTTATCCGGACGCGTGTGGTGGGGGCGGCCGTGGTTGGATAAGCCAAGGAATTGTGAGTTATGGTAGAGGGCATGGGACAAGGGAAACATGTGCCTTGCACACTGCCAGACTCTCATGTGATACACTAGTGGATTTTTGGGCAGCACTAGGAGATGAGACAAGGCAATCTCTTCTAAGGATGAAGGAAGAGGATTTTATCGAGAGACTAATGTACAG GTTTGATAGCAAGAGATTTTGCAGAGATTGTAGAAGAAATGTTATTCGAGAATTTAAGGAACTAAAAGAATTGAAGCGCATGCGAAGAGAACCTCGATGCACTAACTGGTTTTGTGTTGCTGATACTGCTTTTCAGTACGAG GTATCTGATGACTCAATTCAAGCTGATTGGCGCCAGACATTTGCTGATACTGTGGGATTGTATCATCACTTTGAGTGGGCTGTGGGGACAACTGAAGGAAAATCTGACATTTTGGAATTTGAAAATGTTGGAATGAATGGATGTGTACAAGTTAGTGGCCTAGATCTTGGTGGTTTGAGTGCATGCTTCATCACCCTCCGAGCATGGAAGCTAGATGGACGCTGTACTGAACATTCTGTTAAAGCTCATGCCTTAAAGGGTCAAAGGTGTGTACATTGCAGGCTTATTGTTGGGGATGGCTATGTTACAATTACAAAAGGGGAAAGTATTAGAAGATTTTTTGAACATGCCGAAGAGGCAGAAGAAGAAGAG GATGACGATCTCATTGATGAAGATGGAAACGAGCTTGATGGAGAATGCTCCCGACCCCAAAAACATGCAAAGAGTCCTGAACTTGCTCGAGAATTTCTTCTAGATGCCGCTACTGTTATATTTAAAGAGCAG GTTGAAAAGGCTTTCAGAGAAGGAACAGCACGTCAAAATGCACACAGCATATTCGTTTGTCTTGCTTTGAAACTGCTGGAAGAACGAGTTCATGTAGCATGCAAAGAAATCATTACATTAGAAAAACAG ATGAAActtcttgaagaagaagaaaaggaaaaacgtGAAGAAGAAGAACGAAAGGAGAGGAAAAGGACAAAAGACAGGGAGAAAAAACTTAGGAGAAAGGAAAGACTTAAAGGAAAGGAGAAAGATCCAGAAAGGAAGTATTCTGAATCAATTGATGTTCCTGGATCTCCTGAACTCTCAAAGGAAGAATTGTCTCCTGCTGCTGATGTAGAGCAAAATAATTCTATTATAGGCAGTAATTCACTCATTGTAACAGGGGATGATTATCCTAAAATCCAAGATGAAGACTTCACTCGAGAGGGTAGTAATTTGAGAGTACAAGACTGCTCTTACGATGACTGTGAGGGCGACATTGAAAATGTGCAACACCACTCTTACGATGATTGTGATGGAGATATTGCAACTGCACAAGACAGGAATGATACTTCTACCGTTGAGCAATCAAAGTTTTATTGTCAAAGACTTAGATATAGGAAAGAATTTCGACTGGATCCGACAACAAAGTGGTCTGACAGACGCTCTAATACAGTTGTTTCAGAAAATGGTGTGGTGGTTGGAAGATCAGAGCCAGTACACTGTGAAGATAATTTTGGGATGCATTTCAGAGGAGTCAATGGATTGAACAGGCAATCTAGAATAAGTGCTGCAAAATCCAATGGTCGAAATATTGGCCATAAGTGTAGTGAGAGGTTTTATAGTTCCAACAGCTGGGTGAACGACAGATATGATTTTCATTCATGCAGTTGTAATAATAGAATGAATAGGGTTAGTTGGGAGACAAAACTTGTTAGTAAGTCTGAATCCACAGTAGATTCATCTAAGCAATTTTACCGTGGTAGCAAGTATAATCATGTAGACTTCATGTCCGAGAGTAATGGAAGAACCAAAAGCAGGGTCATCTCTGGGAACTATTCTAGTAGGGATTTGCCTCACTCAAAGAAAGTTTGGGAGCCTATGGAGTCCCACAAGAAGTATGCTCGTAGTAATTCAGACTCTAATGTTACTCTGGGGTCCACAGGTCAAGTATTTCAGTTCGATATGGTAAGGTCATCTATCGATGAAATTGGTGGTACAGGTGAAGTTGATTATGTGGATTGTAGTTTGAAAAGAAGCGGAGTGGATGAAGGCTATCAGAATGATCTTGATGCTGAAGCTGGAGGATCTTGCAGTTCCACCGAAATTACGTCTGAGGAACCTGGAACATCTCTGATGGGTGGGTCTTCTTTGAATAATTCTTCTGATCCCAATCAAGGTAGCACTTCTAGTTCTGATAACTGTTCATCATGCCTAAGTGAGGGTGATAACAATACCACCTCTTCAAACCGTGAGAATACAGAATCCTCAACATCTGATTCAGAAGATGCCAGCCAACAATATGAAGTAAGAGAAAGTTCAACCTGCATTGACAATGGATTGTCTGGTTCTCATGAAGCTGGAATGGAGAAAATTCATAATGCAAATGATGAGGGCTTGACCAGCATGTCAGCATTTGGTCCATCCTTGGATGCAGCAAGAGGTGATGTATTGGGGAATCCTGTGGTTAGAATGGCCcataattttgataattgtttTTCCCCTCTTAATGTGTGTTCTCAATCTCAAAGCATGCTCCCTCCAGTGCCAAACCAAAACATACAATTTCCAGTGTTTCAGACTCCTTCGGCAGTGGGCTATTACCATCACAATCCAGTTTCATGGCCAGCTGCTCCCACAAATGGGTTGGTGCCTATCCCGCACCCAAACCCCTACTTATATAGTGGCCCTTTTGGATACGGCTTAAACGAAGATCCAAGATTCTGCTTGCAATATGGTGGCTTACAGCAACCAACACCCTTATTTAACCCTGTTTCTGTTCCAGTTTATCAGGCAGTTGCCAGAGCTAAAGGCTTAAATAATGAGGAAGCGGCGATTCGAATGTCTAAGCCAACATCGATGATGCAAGAACATCTTAATCTATCTGCAGTGGGAAGGGTTTCACAAAAAGCAGCAATGAATGGTAATTCTGGTAACTCACAAGACACTGGTTTCTCCCTGTTTCATTTTGGTGGCCCTGCAGACCTTTCAAGTAGTCATAAATTGGCTAATGCATCTTCAAATGACGGCGACAATGTAGGAGATTTCAACACAAAGAGTTGTGTAGATCAAGTTCACAATGAAAACGAGACGACTGTGATGGAGGAGTACAACTTGTTTGCGGCAAGTAAATCCTTGAGGTTTTCAATTTTCTAA